Genomic window (Eublepharis macularius isolate TG4126 chromosome 6, MPM_Emac_v1.0, whole genome shotgun sequence):
AGTATTTAGAGGATGCCTTCAATATCCAACAGTTTCCGGGCTCAGGGCCATGAAGTTGAACTACATTTTCCAAATGCACACAAAAATCAAACGAGCACTCCGATCTTCAGCACACTTAACTGGAAGCCCGTCTCTGAGAAATGTTGAGGGCCGGGTGAGGGAGGTCTCAAGCCTGCAGTGGCGGAAGCATCTAGCCCCTGGGATTTATGTTGTCTGTGGCACAGGGCGGGTAGTGGTGGTGGTCATGGGACCTCCCGCTGCTTTTGTGCGATGAAGCCCACACACCACATACAATCAAAAGCGCTCCCAGACATACACATGCGCAATCCGGATCCGACATGTCCTGGGTCTTTTGAAGCTTTATCATTGTTGTCTTTAGACACCAGCACCCGATTCCGAGACGGCCCATGCAAGCTCCCTTGTCAGCCAAACCTAAGCAGCCATCCCTCAGCCGGGTGCAAATATGCCCACTGAGCCCCATTGATTCACCCTTGCTTCACAGGAAAgcaccaatgtgtgtgtgtgtgagtatgaGAGAGTATGAGAGAGTATCAAAGCAGGAAGCCAAAAGAAGGGAAACAATCCCTTTCGGCCAAgccaagggaagaaaaaaaacctaacGATTGAGATCCAGGGtaatttctcccctcccctaatCTCTTCGCAGTATTTGATATGATGAATAACCCAATATAGGCCTTTAAAAATAGGTCACTGCATAAAGAGACTCCCAGAGAGCAATAAAAGAGTGGGGACGAGGGCGCTTTAAGGAGAGAAGCCCTTTGACTTTCTCGGTTCGGTGGCAGCCAGCATCAACAGAGAACAAATGGCACCGCCGAGTcgaggcgggagggggggggggagtgtggccCCTGCCTGCAGCAACTCCCCGGTAGCGTACAAAGTCCGAGAGCTCAGGTCCAGAGGGGGAGAAGGGGACGGAGTCCCCTGCATCCCCTCTGCCGATCCAGCCTTTACACCAGATAATAAGATCACCGCTCCTTAGTCTGCAATAATTAATCCGGGATAACAGCGGCATCCTATCTTTACCTGCAGTGACGGACCCACCCTTTCACCTACACGCGGAAGGGGGCAACGTGAGAAACCTTCCCTTTCATCACTCCGATTGGGAGCCTGACAGCGGGTTAAATGCTGCCGAGGGGTAGCTAATCCGCGGTATAGGTACGTGCCCTTGGATTTCCACGCAAATGTGCCTTTAAGAGGAACAGCTTCTTTGTTCCCCCTGGAACTACACCATGTTTTATTTGGAATCATTGGATATCTGCTATGGGTGCTGAATGCAGAACGGGCGAGATCAGGAGTCCTTTTCATAAAAACAGTGTTAAAATATTGTGTGTAAGAGTAGGTTTGCGAGCTcgcgagaggaggggttggagagatTGATCGAATTTGAGTTTTACAGACACGAAGTTTCAGGGACAGATAATAaataagaggggagggggaaattagcCACCGGAATGGTGTATTTCCTCAGAGGAGAGCCCAAGAGTGAAATGGGGGAGGCGAGAGGAGGGGAGGCGGGGGAGGACGATTCCAGGTAATCGTTTGAGAAAGGCTCACAGGAGCAACAAACATTGAAAATGTAGGCGGAAGAGTGATACACGTTTGCTTTCCAAATTTACTAGCAAACCGTTCAACGTGTCCACCCCTCCTCTACATCACCACCAACGTTTTGTCGATGCAGGAGGCAGTCCGGCCACTGATTTCAAAGGAGGGGCTGTGcgccgggtgtgtgtgtgtcgggattCTAACAGAGGTAACCGGCTCCCTCTGAAATAATCTTGTTACTGGAGTCTTCCCTGTTTATAAACAAAGAGCCTTGGGAAGGACGCTtgtcccccgcccccacacacatttCACATCTGTCTGTTCCCCATTCTGGAAAGGGCTGTTCTCCGCAGAAGAAAGAATAAAGGATAATCATAAGGGTTGCTTTGACCTGTCCACAAATAATAATCATATTTGGAACGTGACGTTTTAATGCTCTCATCTCATTCCAAGGCAAGAATCATTTCCATAAAATAGTTCCTTtcccccatccccaaaccctcCAATGACAACCCTGCCCAATCTCACTGGATTCCTAGAGACCCTTTACGCCCTTGCGCCCTTCCAATCACTCGGGGagccttttaaaaacaagaaatgcTTCAACCCTTGTAGTCTTTACCACCAAAGAGCAGTATTTCTGTTCAGCTTTTGCGTGAAACCGCAGAACGGAGTGAggaggcgagagagagagagagagagagagtgaaaaaaaccctgccctgTCAGGATCATCTGGAGTTTTTAAGGGAAATGAAATATGTCCCTTCCGTTCTTTGGTGGCCCTTTGCGCTTGAGTTATAGCAGAAAAGGATTTAGCTAGAGCTAGGGGGGGACTCTGCGATCTcgttctctctccctctgctgtCCTCTAGGTATTATCAGAGATGATATATTTTCCTAAAGCTTATGGCCAGCTTTGTGTACACActaccttaataataataataataataataataataataataataataataataataataataataataataataataataataataatattctgcTCAATACATTTACCCATTACAAACACTGAAATAAGCTGATCACTGCAGGAATGAATAACCACCACCAAGAATTTTGTCTACGAAATTTCGAAAGCAAGAGGTGGCCATGTTATTAAGACTAGGATACAAACTCCTACCCCAATACGCCAAACAATATGTCATTTTTATGATCAAAAGAAATCAGACATAAATTATTATAAAATTATTCCAGTGCCCCCGTATTCAGTGTGAGTAAATACACACAATACTTAAACCAGTCGTTCTAAAGCATATCTCCAAAAATACAATGCCATACAAAAAGTTTATATCTGAGCCTTTATCTTCCACCAGTTTTGCTAACCTTAAAACTCCACTTGATTAAAAACCAAGCACGGAACAAAACAGCAACATAACTTGGAAAAATAAAGTGAATGTCATTTGCAAGAAATTAAACGCACACACATGGAATAAGCTTGTCAACAGAAATGTTCCCCTTACCTGGTGACACGTTCGTTTCTTCTGCCTCTGATTAGAAAGAAGaatcaaaatttaaaaagacTAATAACCATCATATTCAGAAGGgtgcaggtggggaggggggagacgcTAGGAAGAAAATATTGACAGGCTTTGGGGGGGCTGGTTATttaatcccctcccccccatccacCCTGTATTATCCTGATGCAATAAAGCCTGGctgtaatgtaattttaaaatatatacgtCCAAGCAAATCGTGGGGACACAATATGACAAGTGCATTTCGACATTATAATTCAAGTGGGCTCCACCTCCCCTCCGCCTCCCAATTAATGGCCTAACCAAGTTGCGAGAGCCTGCATTGGCCAGACTTGCgagggagagagcgagagaggCAGAGGCAGGGGGCGAAAAGTGTCACTGAGGCGCAGGGATCGCCTCCCAATCAACAATAACTTGTTAGCAAGAGTCAATTACCTCGCTGCTGCCTCTGCCGTCTCCTGCAGCCCCCGGCCCGGGGAAGAGGCGCCTCTTGCTCTTCCCTCTCTCTGGGGGgatcttttttcctccctccttcgTCTGGGGGCAGACAGAGGTGGGGGTGAAAGGCAGATCTTGGACGATTTGGGGGGTGCCTCCTAAAATAGCCTCCGAGAGCGGGAGAACAAGAAAGTGGGACAGGAGCGCTCAGTCCCCTCTTTCGCAGCCAGGACTGCAGCGCCCGGCCGTCCAAGGACGGCTCCCCCAGCCCTCCCTGCCCCGCCGGCGCCCGTCCTTCCTTCGCCACTGCCTGCAGAGCCGCTGCCTTCTGGAGTTGAGGAGCCGAAGTTTCTTGGGGGAGGCTTCCCGCCTCTTCCCGCCGGCCTTTTCGGGGCGTTCTGCGCTGGAGACTGCGGGAGTGCGAGAGGGGGTCAGGCGAGGCAACGAGCCAGCGAGCCAGAGGAAGGGACGGGGGTGCTGCGGTGGGCAAGCAGAAGGGATTCCCACCCGCCCGCCGAGCATGACTTCCAAAGAGGAGGGCAAGGCTGCCTCGGCCGAGGAGCGCCGGAGAAGCCCGCTGGACCATCTGCCCCCTCCCGCCAACTCCAACAAGCCCTTGACGCCCTTCAGCATCGAGGACATCCTCAACAAGCCCTCGGTGCGGAGAAGTTACACCATCTGCGGGACTGCCCACCTCCTCTCGGCCGCTGAGAAGCACCcgccggcctccctgcccctctccaGCCGAGCGCTGCTTTCCCAGACCTCGCCTCTCTGCGCCCTGGAGGAGCTGGCCAGCAAGACCTTCAAGGGCTTGGAAGTCAGCGTCCTGCAAGCGGCCGAAGGTAAGCCCCACGCTGGCTCGCTCGCCCTCCTGCCTGGTGccgaatttgggggggggggagggttgcgtTTGTGGAGAGCATCAGCGGAGAAGTTCACCTGCTCTGCTTTAGAAAGGGGGATCGGGCACTGCGCGATCTCGGGGAGGCCCAGGCAGAGGTGCTGGCTAACGAGCCGGCGGATCCCTCGCCCCGAGACTCCACGTCGGGCGGTTGTGGTGGTGAAGGTTCCGCCAACCAGACTCCGGGCgcgtcccctcccccaaacaatgTATTTATAGATTAAGCAACCCACGCGTGAAATCTGGGCAGCCTTGTTTGGGAGGCCTGGTTGCCTCTTTGCCCCTCTCTCCCCACTGTTTATCCTTCAGTGAAAAAAATAACAAGCAAACTAACCAATTCCCTACACCTGTTAAGATGCCGGGAAAGATTAGGCCTAATTTCCTTCTGGGAGGTGAGGAAAGGGTTCTGCTCACTGGATCTAAATTAGCTCGCGGGCTACACACACGGCGGACTTTTTTAAACAGACCCGCTTCATAAAAGGCACTTGAAGGGAAGTGAGGGTGTGTCGAGCAAACCCCAAATAATAAATATCCCGCAAATGTTTGTTCAGGGGACTGTTGGCGTTGAGGCTGGAGGTGTGGGACGGCTTACAATGGATTTGTGGCTGTTCTGATCTTCGCTTGGGGGGAGAGAGACGACTAGGTTGGGCTGCGTGCGTCCTTGTGcgtgtctgagagagagagagagagagagagagagagagagagagagagagagagagagagagagagagagagagagagagagactgaaaagAATTATTTGCCTATTTGCAGGAAGGGATGGGATGACAATATTTGGCCAGAGACAGACTCCCAAGAAAAGGAGGAAGTCTAGAACAGCCTTTACAAATCACCAGATCTACGAACTGGAAAAAAGGTTTTTGTATCAGAAATACCTGTCCCCCGCTGACCGAGACCAGATAGCCCAGCAACTGGGCCTGACCAATGCCCAGGTGATAACGTGGTTTCAGAATCGCAGGGCCAAGCTCAAGAGGGACCTGGAAGAGATGAAAGCAGACGTGGAGTCTGCCAAGAAACTAGGACCCAACGGCCAGGTGGATCTTGTAGCCATTGCCGAGCTGGAACAAACCCCCGAAGGGAGAGCGAAGTCCCGCTCCCTTTcgcccaccctccccaagcatGGACTGGAAGGCAGTGGCCACCTCCAGCTCTCCCCGGCGTCTCCTCTCACGGACCAGCCGGGCAGCAGCAAGGATTGCTCGGAAGACGAAGACGTGGAAATTGACGTTGATGACTGAGCGGTGGCGGTCgttacttcctcctcctccctccccttcctttgcCCCGCAAACAAAAACAAACGGAGAAATTGacacatctcccccctccccgcgcgCGTTCCCTTCCACACACCCGCCCACGCGAGGAGAGAACTGGTCCTCGTGCTCCTCCGCAGCAGCGCCCGAAAAAACGCCGGACTTTAGGGAGAACTAGAACTCCACTTCCCTGGCAACTCCATAAAGCAGTTTTATTTTCAACGAAAGCAATAAGCAATATAAACGAATCAAAAACGTTCATTATTATTA
Coding sequences:
- the LBX1 gene encoding transcription factor LBX1 yields the protein MTSKEEGKAASAEERRRSPLDHLPPPANSNKPLTPFSIEDILNKPSVRRSYTICGTAHLLSAAEKHPPASLPLSSRALLSQTSPLCALEELASKTFKGLEVSVLQAAEGRDGMTIFGQRQTPKKRRKSRTAFTNHQIYELEKRFLYQKYLSPADRDQIAQQLGLTNAQVITWFQNRRAKLKRDLEEMKADVESAKKLGPNGQVDLVAIAELEQTPEGRAKSRSLSPTLPKHGLEGSGHLQLSPASPLTDQPGSSKDCSEDEDVEIDVDD